In Argonema galeatum A003/A1, one DNA window encodes the following:
- a CDS encoding 2Fe-2S iron-sulfur cluster-binding protein, giving the protein MSDLYKISFPGTDYPPISVQIHENLSEHLTIKNSPVLFGCRTGLCGTCLVEAIGDIPAAKADEQEMLDTLAPNVPNARLACQLDLTTNVEICRF; this is encoded by the coding sequence ATGTCTGATTTGTATAAAATATCCTTTCCTGGCACTGATTATCCGCCTATTAGTGTGCAAATCCATGAAAATTTATCCGAACATCTAACTATTAAGAATTCACCTGTTTTGTTTGGCTGTAGGACTGGACTTTGCGGAACTTGCTTAGTTGAGGCGATTGGCGATATTCCTGCTGCTAAAGCCGATGAACAGGAGATGTTGGATACCTTAGCTCCTAATGTTCCGAATGCTCGATTAGCCTGTCAGCTTGACCTCACAACTAATGTAGAGATTTGCCGATTTTAA
- a CDS encoding type II toxin-antitoxin system VapC family toxin, with the protein MRVLIDTNVVIDFLQEREPFIEDAAKLFDKIDAGEIEGFIAATTITNIYYIVRKAAGAIAAQDAIAQILTDLHICAVDRGILEQAIALNFQDFEDAVQCACGIAHGVDAIVTRDTSGFVNAGISVIAPGELENITGE; encoded by the coding sequence ATGCGAGTTTTAATCGATACAAATGTTGTTATTGATTTTTTACAAGAGCGAGAGCCTTTTATAGAAGATGCAGCAAAACTGTTTGACAAAATTGATGCTGGTGAAATTGAGGGGTTTATTGCAGCCACAACGATTACTAACATCTATTACATTGTCCGAAAAGCAGCAGGTGCGATCGCTGCTCAAGATGCAATTGCACAAATTCTGACAGACTTACATATTTGTGCGGTCGATAGAGGAATTTTAGAACAAGCGATCGCATTGAATTTTCAAGATTTTGAGGATGCAGTACAGTGTGCTTGTGGAATAGCACATGGTGTAGACGCGATCGTCACTCGTGACACTTCTGGATTTGTCAACGCGGGAATTTCAGTAATTGCACCTGGGGAGTTAGAAAATATTACTGGTGAGTAA
- a CDS encoding aromatic ring-hydroxylating oxygenase subunit alpha, whose translation MPSSLPTPHSPLYTMQFEDFWYIVALSDQLQPNTVLARSLLGEWLAIFRGEDGQAVALRDRCLHRSSRLSAGKVCNGALQCPYHGWIYNQSGNVIAVPSEGNSFKPSQQRQAKCYATKEQDGYVYIRLADNPNEDFNPFAMPYYKELGWETLRVINRFPNNVTNCVENFIDIPHTAFVHPGVFRNSRQQKLEMSVERKNGSVLVEYDNETSNLGWYSRFLNRQGAEIKHSDRFYMPNITCVEYKMGNNRHLFITSQSIPETENSTLVYTDVTYNYGIWNKLARPFVRWTAQHIIQQDVKILGIQGEAIAKYGTQFYNTPADTIHVFVESIRDAIASGKDPRQLPNQSVQVTFFV comes from the coding sequence ATGCCATCATCACTCCCCACTCCCCACTCCCCACTATACACCATGCAATTTGAAGATTTCTGGTACATTGTCGCACTGAGCGACCAGTTACAGCCTAACACGGTGTTGGCCCGATCGCTCTTAGGAGAATGGCTGGCAATCTTTCGAGGAGAAGATGGACAAGCTGTGGCATTGCGCGATCGCTGTTTGCATCGCAGCAGTCGCTTATCCGCAGGAAAGGTTTGTAACGGCGCATTGCAATGCCCTTATCATGGCTGGATATACAATCAAAGCGGTAATGTTATTGCTGTTCCTTCCGAAGGAAATTCATTTAAACCATCCCAACAGCGTCAAGCCAAATGTTATGCAACAAAAGAACAGGATGGTTATGTTTATATTCGGTTAGCTGACAATCCTAACGAAGATTTTAATCCCTTTGCCATGCCTTACTATAAAGAGCTAGGATGGGAAACATTACGAGTCATTAATCGTTTTCCTAATAATGTTACAAATTGTGTAGAAAACTTTATAGATATTCCCCATACTGCTTTTGTTCATCCAGGCGTTTTCCGCAACTCCCGCCAACAAAAGCTAGAAATGAGTGTAGAACGGAAAAATGGTTCGGTTTTAGTGGAGTATGATAACGAAACCAGTAATTTAGGATGGTATAGTCGTTTTCTGAATCGGCAGGGTGCTGAAATTAAACATAGCGATCGCTTTTATATGCCGAATATTACCTGCGTAGAATACAAGATGGGAAATAACCGCCATTTGTTCATTACAAGCCAATCTATTCCCGAAACCGAAAATTCAACGCTAGTTTACACGGATGTTACTTATAACTATGGCATTTGGAATAAACTAGCGCGTCCGTTTGTCCGATGGACAGCACAACATATTATCCAGCAGGATGTGAAAATATTGGGCATTCAGGGGGAAGCGATCGCCAAATACGGAACCCAATTTTATAACACTCCTGCTGATACGATTCATGTGTTTGTAGAGTCTATTCGAGATGCGATCGCATCTGGAAAAGATCCGCGACAACTCCCTAATCAATCCGTTCAAGTAACATTTTTTGTATAA
- a CDS encoding sterol desaturase family protein: protein MQILVQILVFLAFIGLVGWTIFDKSARTQLKAKCLEDWLLDSAGLFVQGMLIPLLQATIIYQLYRHWLPMSQGYLHGYPIFTFLLSFVAVDYLYYWNHRLLHSAFLWNIHQVHHTVTHLDVLGTSRNTIWASFLIVYLWVHSLFLYLLAEPTGYLLGVSLTSALDLWRHSQLIFPSNSWLYRYLSPWLIMPQDHSWHHSSQFPNCNYGANLKLWDRLHGTYYEESELPTEIGTTTSLTFIQKLLLPFS, encoded by the coding sequence ATGCAAATCCTTGTACAAATTTTAGTTTTTTTAGCTTTTATCGGATTGGTAGGATGGACTATCTTCGATAAATCTGCTCGAACTCAACTCAAAGCAAAATGTCTTGAAGATTGGTTATTAGATAGCGCTGGACTGTTTGTTCAAGGAATGCTAATCCCCCTCCTGCAAGCAACGATAATTTATCAACTTTATCGTCACTGGCTACCGATGTCGCAAGGATATCTGCATGGGTATCCAATTTTTACCTTTCTTCTCAGTTTCGTTGCAGTTGATTATCTTTATTATTGGAATCATCGCTTGTTGCATTCGGCTTTTTTATGGAACATCCATCAAGTGCATCATACTGTTACTCATTTGGATGTTTTGGGAACATCTCGTAACACCATTTGGGCAAGCTTTCTAATTGTTTACCTGTGGGTTCATAGCTTGTTTCTGTACCTGCTAGCCGAGCCAACAGGCTATCTTTTAGGAGTTAGCTTAACTTCTGCCCTGGATTTATGGCGACACAGCCAATTAATCTTTCCCTCAAATAGTTGGCTTTACCGTTATTTATCTCCTTGGTTGATTATGCCCCAGGATCACTCATGGCATCATTCTAGCCAGTTTCCTAATTGCAATTACGGTGCCAATCTGAAACTTTGGGATAGGTTGCATGGAACTTATTATGAAGAAAGTGAATTGCCAACCGAAATCGGAACCACAACCTCATTAACTTTCATTCAAAAACTTTTATTACCCTTTTCATGA
- a CDS encoding acyltransferase, with translation MLTGGSLIYFAHSPSILSALAVLFSLYGLPVLVYRLHQWIYPLREGISYLRGKEYNSWWGSHQIQVIYIAIPALEAVLRLIPGVFSVWLRLWGAKVGRNVYWTPGLEIADRGLLEIGDRVVIGHRVGIYSHVIKPRKQDLMLYVKKVKIGNDVFVGAGSHLAPGVVIDDGIYITVATNFYPNQKVR, from the coding sequence GTGCTAACCGGTGGCTCGCTAATCTACTTCGCGCATTCACCCAGCATCCTCAGCGCTTTGGCTGTATTGTTTTCTCTTTACGGACTACCAGTGTTAGTTTATCGATTGCATCAGTGGATATATCCGCTTCGAGAGGGCATTAGTTATTTACGTGGAAAGGAGTACAATTCTTGGTGGGGTAGCCATCAAATTCAGGTTATTTATATTGCGATTCCAGCTTTAGAGGCGGTGCTGCGGCTGATTCCGGGAGTATTTTCTGTTTGGTTGCGTTTGTGGGGTGCGAAGGTAGGGCGAAATGTATACTGGACACCAGGGCTAGAAATTGCCGATCGCGGTTTGTTGGAAATTGGCGATCGCGTTGTAATTGGACATCGGGTTGGCATTTATTCTCACGTTATTAAACCTCGCAAGCAAGACTTAATGTTGTACGTCAAAAAAGTAAAAATTGGGAATGATGTTTTTGTAGGGGCAGGCTCGCATTTGGCTCCTGGTGTGGTAATTGATGATGGCATTTATATCACTGTCGCCACTAACTTTTATCCCAATCAAAAGGTGAGATAA
- a CDS encoding GH3 family domain-containing protein, protein MRQLIQLFGQLLAPTAQRFNRALNNPRSTQELVQQDICDRLIQSEYGKSLGIQSVEDWQRVPIVDYDQLEPCILGEQNSKRKRIPLTPEPILFYEKTSGSSGAVKWIPYTRSLRKSFNQMFCVWAHDLIQNGPKFSTGKLYACISPQLNSPNSKPENSLSLQDDLDYLDAWLRWLLRPWLVMPEKLEHLHNAQSFKHQLSLALLQAEKLEIVSIWSPSFLQIHLNYIQENKELLREELQRKISDERLQILAEPQIPWTQLWSNLKLISCWDAANAADGAKGLRSQFPDVLVQGKGLLATEAPMTIPLIEANGYVPVLDEVFFEFEDDRGSLHGLHELSIGQVYTIILSQKGGLYRYRIGDRVLAIGMYRHTPCLEFLGRHEAISDLVGEKLQESFVRHILDRLNLQEASFKSLVPVANPPHYILLLDRAKETPEILAQHLDIALSESTQYHRARLLDQLAPPQVFISPKIPELLALYHVRSGSIWGGIKHPILATSPINAALFSELKFRLQSNN, encoded by the coding sequence ATGCGTCAGTTAATTCAACTATTTGGGCAACTACTTGCACCAACTGCCCAGCGATTCAATCGAGCATTGAATAACCCTCGCTCGACACAAGAATTAGTCCAGCAAGATATTTGCGATCGTCTCATTCAAAGTGAGTATGGTAAATCCTTGGGGATTCAATCTGTAGAAGATTGGCAGCGTGTCCCAATCGTTGATTATGACCAGCTTGAACCTTGTATTTTAGGAGAACAAAATTCTAAACGTAAGCGAATTCCACTTACACCAGAACCGATTTTGTTTTATGAAAAAACCTCTGGAAGTAGCGGTGCTGTTAAATGGATTCCTTACACGCGATCGCTCCGAAAATCGTTCAACCAAATGTTCTGTGTATGGGCGCACGACTTAATCCAAAATGGCCCTAAATTTTCAACGGGAAAGCTCTATGCTTGTATTTCGCCACAATTAAATTCCCCTAATTCCAAACCAGAAAATTCCCTGTCTTTGCAAGATGACTTAGATTACTTGGATGCTTGGTTGCGCTGGTTGTTGCGTCCTTGGTTGGTGATGCCAGAAAAACTTGAACACCTGCACAATGCCCAAAGCTTTAAACATCAGCTTTCTCTGGCATTATTGCAGGCTGAAAAACTTGAAATTGTTTCTATTTGGAGTCCCAGTTTTTTACAAATACATTTAAACTACATTCAGGAAAATAAAGAATTATTGCGAGAAGAATTACAGCGAAAAATATCAGATGAACGCCTTCAAATCCTTGCTGAACCTCAGATTCCTTGGACGCAACTTTGGTCTAATTTAAAGCTAATTTCCTGTTGGGATGCTGCCAATGCCGCAGATGGGGCTAAAGGGTTGCGATCGCAATTTCCCGATGTACTGGTTCAGGGTAAAGGTTTGCTAGCAACTGAAGCTCCGATGACGATTCCGTTGATAGAAGCTAACGGGTATGTTCCGGTGCTGGATGAAGTCTTTTTCGAGTTTGAAGACGATAGGGGTTCCTTGCACGGGTTACACGAACTCAGTATCGGACAGGTTTATACCATTATTTTGTCGCAGAAAGGAGGGTTGTATCGTTATCGAATTGGCGATCGAGTTCTGGCGATCGGAATGTATCGCCACACCCCTTGTTTAGAGTTTTTGGGACGACATGAAGCCATCAGTGATTTAGTTGGCGAAAAGCTACAAGAAAGCTTTGTACGTCATATTTTAGATCGCTTGAATCTTCAAGAAGCCAGTTTTAAAAGTTTAGTTCCCGTTGCCAATCCACCTCACTATATTCTGTTACTCGATCGAGCTAAAGAAACCCCAGAAATCCTTGCTCAACATCTAGATATTGCTTTGTCAGAATCAACTCAGTACCACCGTGCGAGATTACTCGATCAACTTGCACCCCCACAGGTTTTTATTTCCCCTAAAATTCCTGAATTATTAGCTTTGTACCATGTTCGATCGGGCAGCATTTGGGGTGGTATTAAGCATCCCATCCTCGCAACATCGCCTATTAACGCTGCACTTTTTTCTGAACTTAAATTTCGGCTCCAGTCAAATAATTGA
- the rpmG gene encoding 50S ribosomal protein L33, translated as MAKGVRIVVTLECTECRTNPAKRSNGVSRYTTQKNRRNTTARLELKKFCRHCNKQTVHKEIK; from the coding sequence ATGGCTAAAGGCGTTCGCATTGTTGTGACATTGGAATGTACCGAGTGTCGCACTAACCCAGCCAAACGATCGAATGGCGTTTCTCGTTACACCACGCAAAAGAACCGTCGCAATACGACGGCGAGACTAGAACTGAAAAAGTTCTGCCGTCACTGTAACAAACAGACCGTTCACAAGGAAATCAAATAG